Proteins encoded by one window of Octopus bimaculoides isolate UCB-OBI-ISO-001 chromosome 4, ASM119413v2, whole genome shotgun sequence:
- the LOC106868191 gene encoding uncharacterized protein LOC106868191 isoform X1, whose amino-acid sequence MDSFQDTYLDSSFGSYQPKIMAEDPGHKAMLYFLEVLMNHSPSPLSISQLAGRFGSRNFTSEMRHAAGGNEAGLKKFLLKYPSLFTVNGNLVCLTDGTCWSSSVNNNVRDSSPASSSSSFSLPEVSIETEAVQYFRSKFLKKGEKWMATKSLAGHLSQASAEIRECVGPQNEFEDWLHKHPLIFEVKGDIVCLKDNMACSPLKSESDQTDDDGRQFAGDPGMLSMPLTPKLKNRPRSLNIMDAKPLKSPGILSSKSGPMTMTANEYKAVMFLKNIIEKKGDIKLNSLSGHFSQAPESLRNTIGWSKTELEKFLRQHSNIFAISEDETVSVIKNTRLNVVITGSKPACPNKPTITNRKGKIYHVAKLWGIIDLGRHEHVFIDRCIFGRHIDDLNRLLSVGETVCFDAIPAPKGSRARWRATRVWKENESIEDMIDRLAERLHLPLDGRSRDPGTPLGNIDDELKKVIPDLNDNNILNSPVTVGGLRYAFFDAAPSGAGVVPVWNFKSVELEGMKDIDDLDLSDEAGGDAQNPSMVAERYYMNQSVLGDSPRDSRCHNGEKEPFMNGLSSNTNTILENGDMLNGQSADKYGADVDLSNEQTNGNNNNCCTKQIDASCQTIVTGDILATQFFHEGI is encoded by the coding sequence ggATTCTTTTCAAGACACTTATCTTGATTCCTCATTTGGCTCTTACCAACCTAAAATAATGGCGGAGGATCCAGGTCACAAAGCTATGTTATATTTCCTTGAGGTGTTGATGAACCATAGCCCTTCACCACTCAGTATTAGCCAGTTGGCTGGTCGCTTTGGCAGTCGAAATTTTACATCTGAAATGCGGCATGCTGCAGGTGGCAATGAGGCTGGGTTAAAAAAATTCCTGCTTAAATATCCTTCTCTTTTCACTGTAAATGGTAATCTTGTATGTTTAACAGATGGCACTTGTTGGAGTAGTTCAGTAAATAACAATGTTCGTGATAGTAGTCCAGCATCATCTTCCTCAAGTTTCAGTCTTCCTGAAGTATCCATTGAAACAGAAGCTGTTCAATATTTTCGTAGCAAATTTCTTAAAAAGGGCGAAAAATGGATGGCTACCAAAAGTCTAGCTGGTCATCTATCTCAGGCTTCTGCAGAAATCCGTGAGTGTGTTGGTCCACAGAATGAATTTGAAGACTGGTTGCATAAACATCCTTTAATTTTTGAAGTGAAAGGGGATATTGTTTGTCTTAAGGACAATATGGCTTGTAGTCCCTTAAAGTCAGAATCAGACCAGACTGATGATGACGGTAGACAGTTTGCAGGGGACCCTGGTATGCTTTCTATGCCATTGACACCTAAATTAAAAAATAGACCTCGCAGCTTAAATATAATGGATGCCAAGCCATTGAAGTCACCTGGCATATTGAGTTCCAAGTCTGGGCCTATGACAATGACTGCTAATGAATACAAAGCTGTTATGTTTCTGAAAAATATTATTGAGAAGAAAGGTGACATAAAGCTTAACAGTCTTAGTGGCCATTTTAGTCAAGCACCAGAGAGTTTGAGGAATACAATTGGATGGAGTAAAACTGAACTGGAAAAATTCTTGAGGCAGCACTCAAACATCTTTGCAATATCTGAAGATGAGACGGTGTCAGTGATTAAAAATACTCGATTAAATGTTGTAATCACTGGCAGTAAACCAGCATGTCCAAATAAACCAACGATTACCAATAGAAAAGGGAAGATATATCATGTTGCTAAACTTTGGGGTATCATTGATTTAGGAAGGCATGAACATGTTTTTATTGACCGTTGCATCTTTGGCCGCCATATAGATGATTTGAATAGACTTTTGTCTGTTGGTGAAACTGTTTGCTTTGATGCTATCCCAGCTCCAAAGGGCAGTCGAGCTAGGTGGCGTGCCACTCGAGTATGGAAGGAAAACGAATCTATTGAAGATATGATTGACCGTCTTGCTGAAAGACTCCATTTGCCTTTGGATGGAAGATCCAGAGATCCTGGCACTCCTCTCGGCAACATAGACGATGAACTGAAGAAAGTAATTCCTGACTTAAACGACAACAACATCCTCAATTCACCAGTCACTGTGGGAGGTTTGAGGTATGCTTTCTTTGATGCAGCGCCTAGTGGTGCCGGTGTAGTGCCAGTTTGGAACTTCAAATCTGTGGAATTAGAAGGAATGAAAGACATAGATGATCTTGATCTAAGTGATGAGGCTGGTGGTGATGCACAGAATCCTTCTATGGTAGCTGAACGATATTATATGAATCAGTCTGTTCTTGGCGACAGTCCTCGTGATTCCAGATGCCATAATGGTGAAAAAGAACCTTTCATGAATGGACTGAGCAGCAACACCAATACAATACTTGAGAATGGAGATATGTTAAATGGGCAATCTGCTGATAAATACGGTGCTGATGTTGACTTGAGCAACGAACAAACtaatggtaacaataataattgctgtACAAAGCAAATTGATGCATCGTGCCAGACAATTGTCACTGGGGATATTCTTGCAACACAATTCTTTCATGAAGGTATTTAG
- the LOC106868191 gene encoding uncharacterized protein LOC106868191 isoform X2 yields the protein MAEDPGHKAMLYFLEVLMNHSPSPLSISQLAGRFGSRNFTSEMRHAAGGNEAGLKKFLLKYPSLFTVNGNLVCLTDGTCWSSSVNNNVRDSSPASSSSSFSLPEVSIETEAVQYFRSKFLKKGEKWMATKSLAGHLSQASAEIRECVGPQNEFEDWLHKHPLIFEVKGDIVCLKDNMACSPLKSESDQTDDDGRQFAGDPGMLSMPLTPKLKNRPRSLNIMDAKPLKSPGILSSKSGPMTMTANEYKAVMFLKNIIEKKGDIKLNSLSGHFSQAPESLRNTIGWSKTELEKFLRQHSNIFAISEDETVSVIKNTRLNVVITGSKPACPNKPTITNRKGKIYHVAKLWGIIDLGRHEHVFIDRCIFGRHIDDLNRLLSVGETVCFDAIPAPKGSRARWRATRVWKENESIEDMIDRLAERLHLPLDGRSRDPGTPLGNIDDELKKVIPDLNDNNILNSPVTVGGLRYAFFDAAPSGAGVVPVWNFKSVELEGMKDIDDLDLSDEAGGDAQNPSMVAERYYMNQSVLGDSPRDSRCHNGEKEPFMNGLSSNTNTILENGDMLNGQSADKYGADVDLSNEQTNGNNNNCCTKQIDASCQTIVTGDILATQFFHEGI from the coding sequence ATGGCGGAGGATCCAGGTCACAAAGCTATGTTATATTTCCTTGAGGTGTTGATGAACCATAGCCCTTCACCACTCAGTATTAGCCAGTTGGCTGGTCGCTTTGGCAGTCGAAATTTTACATCTGAAATGCGGCATGCTGCAGGTGGCAATGAGGCTGGGTTAAAAAAATTCCTGCTTAAATATCCTTCTCTTTTCACTGTAAATGGTAATCTTGTATGTTTAACAGATGGCACTTGTTGGAGTAGTTCAGTAAATAACAATGTTCGTGATAGTAGTCCAGCATCATCTTCCTCAAGTTTCAGTCTTCCTGAAGTATCCATTGAAACAGAAGCTGTTCAATATTTTCGTAGCAAATTTCTTAAAAAGGGCGAAAAATGGATGGCTACCAAAAGTCTAGCTGGTCATCTATCTCAGGCTTCTGCAGAAATCCGTGAGTGTGTTGGTCCACAGAATGAATTTGAAGACTGGTTGCATAAACATCCTTTAATTTTTGAAGTGAAAGGGGATATTGTTTGTCTTAAGGACAATATGGCTTGTAGTCCCTTAAAGTCAGAATCAGACCAGACTGATGATGACGGTAGACAGTTTGCAGGGGACCCTGGTATGCTTTCTATGCCATTGACACCTAAATTAAAAAATAGACCTCGCAGCTTAAATATAATGGATGCCAAGCCATTGAAGTCACCTGGCATATTGAGTTCCAAGTCTGGGCCTATGACAATGACTGCTAATGAATACAAAGCTGTTATGTTTCTGAAAAATATTATTGAGAAGAAAGGTGACATAAAGCTTAACAGTCTTAGTGGCCATTTTAGTCAAGCACCAGAGAGTTTGAGGAATACAATTGGATGGAGTAAAACTGAACTGGAAAAATTCTTGAGGCAGCACTCAAACATCTTTGCAATATCTGAAGATGAGACGGTGTCAGTGATTAAAAATACTCGATTAAATGTTGTAATCACTGGCAGTAAACCAGCATGTCCAAATAAACCAACGATTACCAATAGAAAAGGGAAGATATATCATGTTGCTAAACTTTGGGGTATCATTGATTTAGGAAGGCATGAACATGTTTTTATTGACCGTTGCATCTTTGGCCGCCATATAGATGATTTGAATAGACTTTTGTCTGTTGGTGAAACTGTTTGCTTTGATGCTATCCCAGCTCCAAAGGGCAGTCGAGCTAGGTGGCGTGCCACTCGAGTATGGAAGGAAAACGAATCTATTGAAGATATGATTGACCGTCTTGCTGAAAGACTCCATTTGCCTTTGGATGGAAGATCCAGAGATCCTGGCACTCCTCTCGGCAACATAGACGATGAACTGAAGAAAGTAATTCCTGACTTAAACGACAACAACATCCTCAATTCACCAGTCACTGTGGGAGGTTTGAGGTATGCTTTCTTTGATGCAGCGCCTAGTGGTGCCGGTGTAGTGCCAGTTTGGAACTTCAAATCTGTGGAATTAGAAGGAATGAAAGACATAGATGATCTTGATCTAAGTGATGAGGCTGGTGGTGATGCACAGAATCCTTCTATGGTAGCTGAACGATATTATATGAATCAGTCTGTTCTTGGCGACAGTCCTCGTGATTCCAGATGCCATAATGGTGAAAAAGAACCTTTCATGAATGGACTGAGCAGCAACACCAATACAATACTTGAGAATGGAGATATGTTAAATGGGCAATCTGCTGATAAATACGGTGCTGATGTTGACTTGAGCAACGAACAAACtaatggtaacaataataattgctgtACAAAGCAAATTGATGCATCGTGCCAGACAATTGTCACTGGGGATATTCTTGCAACACAATTCTTTCATGAAGGTATTTAG